Proteins from one Telopea speciosissima isolate NSW1024214 ecotype Mountain lineage chromosome 1, Tspe_v1, whole genome shotgun sequence genomic window:
- the LOC122648582 gene encoding two-component response regulator-like APRR1, which produces MVQQQQQQQHGHRHQSDSPLSHENCIVEGTNKVRCYSAEERKERIERYRSKRSQRNFNKKIKYACRKTLADSRPRIRGRFARNEEIGESFQTQWTQMAGEEDEEDDFVWTNFLNALSTNFIPLDP; this is translated from the exons ATggtgcaacaacaacaacaacaacaacatggaCATCGTCATCAATCAGATAGCCCACTTTCACATGAGAATTGTATCGTTGAAGGGACAAACAAAGTTCGTTGTTATAGCGCCGAAGAGCGAAAAGAGAGAATCGAAAGATATCGTAGCAAAAGAAGCCAAAGAAATTTCAATAAGAAGATCAAG TATGCATGTAGGAAGACATTAGCAGACAGTCGACCACGCATCAGAGGCCGGTTCGCAAGGAATGAAGAGATTGGAGAGAGTTTTCAAACTCAGTGGACCCAAATGGCtggagaggaagatgaagaagacgatTTTGTTTGGACTAATTTCCTTAATGCTCTCTCCACAAATTTCATCCCCTTAGATCCTTAG
- the LOC122649083 gene encoding pentatricopeptide repeat-containing protein At2g37320 gives MNRFLLQTCTRNDSFSTISKPLSGGLLIASNHSSSSSRGLAKKPEGRTLDKALRILHLITPKPSSSVTEKHRNHLRLIQACMQDLSQAGTDQCFPVKLVGDDYSLDSASTEAFPNMFDESFDYDVSWAKALHKDEGSLSLFLSMHKGASREADESTLSWALSSCGAARALRLGIQLHSLAIKTGFYMYIYVGSALVSSYGKCGRLDDAYRAFEEMPVKNVVSWTAIIDGFAHHLLVEMCMQLYHQMRRFNLKPNDFTFVSLLRACTGSGSLGNGRTAHCQTIHMGFCWHVHVANALISMYSKCGNIKEAFYVFEEMQARDIISWNSMIAGYAQHGLAEPAISLLTEMEQQKIQPDAITFLGVLSSCRHVGLVEQGRLYFNSMLEHGVKPDLDHYSCIVDLLGRAGFLEEAQEFVQKMPIRPNAVIWGSLLSSSRLHGNVWVGIQAAESRLLLEPGCAATHVQLANLYASVGYWDEAARVRKLMKDRGLKTNPGYSWIEIGTEVHRFKAEDKSNTRVMEVLAVVDSLGDHMRSLGYEPVVIHEERDQ, from the coding sequence ATGAATCGTTTTCTCCTCCAAACTTGTACAAGGAACGACTCTTTCTCTACTATTTCCAAACCCCTCTCTGGGGGACTGCTAATAGCCTCAAATCatagctcttcttcttctcgtggATTGGCCAAGAAACCAGAGGGTAGGACCTTGGACAAGGCCTTGAGAATATTACATCTCATAACTcccaaaccttcttcttctgtcACTGAAAAACATCGAAACCATCTTCGGCTAATCCAAGCTTGCATGCAGGATTTATCACAAGCAGGCACGGATCAATGCTTCCCTGTAAAATTGGTCGGTGATGACTACAGTTTAGATTCAGCTTCAACAGAGGCATTCCCAAACATGTTTGATGAAAGTTTCGACTATGATGTTTCTTGGGCTAAGGCCTTGCATAAGGACGAAGGTTCTCTATCTCTGTTTCTCTCAATGCACAAAGGAGCAAGTAGAGAAGCCGACGAGAGTACGCTTTCCTGGGCTTTGAGTTCATGTGGTGCTGCACGGGCTCTCCGTCTTGGTATTCAGCTTCATTCCTTGGCGATCAAAACTGGGTTCTATATGTATATTTACGTTGGAAGTGCTCTGGTTAGTTCATACGGTAAGTGTGGGAGGCTGGACGATGCATATCGGGCGTTCGAAGAAATGCCTGTAAAGAACGTAGTTTCATGGACTGCAATTATTGATGGCTTTGCACATCACTTGCTAGTTGAGATGTGTATGCAGCTCTACCACCAAATGAGACGTTTCAACTTGAAACCGAATGATTTCACTTTCGTCAGCCTGCTACGTGCTTGCACCGGTTCTGGCTCTCTCGGAAATGGTAGAACTGCTCACTGTCAAACAATTCATATGGGTTTCTGCTGGCATGTCCACGTTGCCAATGCTTTGATCTCGATGTACTCCAAGTGTGGGAATATCAAAGAAGCGTTTTATGTCTTTGAAGAGATGCAAGCAAGAGATATCATTTCATGGAACTCCATGATTGCTGGCTACGCCCAGCATGGGCTTGCGGAGCCGGCTATCAGCCTTCTTACAGAGATGGAGCAACAGAAAATCCAGCCTGATGCCATTACTTTCCTCGGTGTTCTCTCCTCATGTCGTCATGTGGGTCTTGTAGAACAGGGCCGTCTCTACTTCAATTCCATGCTTGAACATGGTGTCAAGCCAGATTTAGACCATTATTCATGCATTGTGGATCTTCTTGGCCGGGCTGGATTTCTTGAAGAAGCTCAAGAGTTTGTCCAGAAGATGCCTATACGTCCCAATGCTGTTATATGGGgctctttgctttcttcttctagacTTCATGGGAACGTCTGGGTAGGAATTCAGGCTGCAGAGAGCAGGCTTTTGTTGGAACCAGGTTGCGCTGCGACTCATGTACAGTTGGCGAATTTGTATGCTAGTGTGGGTTACTGGGATGAGGCAGCCAGAGtaaggaagctaatgaaggatAGAGGGTTGAAAACTAATCCTGGGTATAGTTGGATTGAGATTGGAACTGAAGTTCATAGATTTAAAGCAGAAGACAAGTCCAACACCAGAGTAATGGAGGTTTTGGCCGTGGTGGATAGTTTGGGGGACCATATGAGGAGTCTAGGCTATGAACctgtagtaatacatgaggagAGAGACCAATGA
- the LOC122649084 gene encoding uncharacterized protein LOC122649084 isoform X2: MYSLSRNVMRLSASLHNGKPNQEGLQVLLWETPRHFSSESEEPKKEPSIDPFLQRSSSGITFGRLVGSPRNTIKTDIINLLEGCNLTPQDIKFEYNRAYSPTSVMVQFPSRAVFDSAIRSIGRKGRLYRLDKADRSQWDLLTAYDGKVALLQGLPRNALPEDVERFLSGCDFDASSLQMFVRPAFPDPIRLALVNFPSQTQAMHAALVKNRSFCLNNQVTVRVLQ; the protein is encoded by the exons ATGTATTCATTGAGTAGAAATGTGATGAGATTGAGCGCTTCGCTCCACAATGGTAAACCAAATCAAGAAGGCCTTCAGGTTCTTCTATGGGAAACGCCGAGACATTTTTCCAGTGAATCTGAAGAGCCGAAGAAGGAGCCATCCATTGATCCATTTCTTCAGCGCTCAAGCAGCGGTATTAC CTTTGGAAGACTAGTTGGCTCTCCAAGAAACACAATCAAGACCGATATTATCAATTTGTTGGAAGGGTGTAATTTGACGCCACAGGATATTAAATTCGAATACAACCGGGCTTATTCTCCAACCTCTGT GATGGTTCAGTTTCCCTCGCGAGCTGTTTTTGACTCTGCTATACGGTCGATTGGTAGGAAGGGAAGGCTGTACAGGCTGGATAAG GCAGATCGTAGCCAATGGGATTTGCTCACAGCATATGATGGAAAAGTT GCATTACTGCAAGGACTTCCTCGCAATGCACTTCCAGAGGATGTAGAGCGGTTCCTGTCTGGTTGTGATTTTGATGCTTCTAGCCTCCAGATGTTTGTTAG GCCAGCATTCCCAGATCCTATCCGGTTGGCACTGGTGAACTTTCCATCACAGACCCAGGCAATGCATGCTGCCCTTGTGAAGAACAGAAGCTTTTGTCTCAATAATCAAGTCACAGTACGGGTTCTTCAATAA
- the LOC122649084 gene encoding uncharacterized protein LOC122649084 isoform X1 produces MYSLSRNVMRLSASLHNGKPNQEGLQVLLWETPRHFSSESEEPKKEPSIDPFLQRSSSGMVFGRLVGSPRNTIKTDIINLLEGCNLTPQDIKFEYNRAYSPTSVMVQFPSRAVFDSAIRSIGRKGRLYRLDKADRSQWDLLTAYDGKVALLQGLPRNALPEDVERFLSGCDFDASSLQMFVRPAFPDPIRLALVNFPSQTQAMHAALVKNRSFCLNNQVTVRVLQ; encoded by the exons ATGTATTCATTGAGTAGAAATGTGATGAGATTGAGCGCTTCGCTCCACAATGGTAAACCAAATCAAGAAGGCCTTCAGGTTCTTCTATGGGAAACGCCGAGACATTTTTCCAGTGAATCTGAAGAGCCGAAGAAGGAGCCATCCATTGATCCATTTCTTCAGCGCTCAAGCAGCG GTATGGTCTTTGGAAGACTAGTTGGCTCTCCAAGAAACACAATCAAGACCGATATTATCAATTTGTTGGAAGGGTGTAATTTGACGCCACAGGATATTAAATTCGAATACAACCGGGCTTATTCTCCAACCTCTGT GATGGTTCAGTTTCCCTCGCGAGCTGTTTTTGACTCTGCTATACGGTCGATTGGTAGGAAGGGAAGGCTGTACAGGCTGGATAAG GCAGATCGTAGCCAATGGGATTTGCTCACAGCATATGATGGAAAAGTT GCATTACTGCAAGGACTTCCTCGCAATGCACTTCCAGAGGATGTAGAGCGGTTCCTGTCTGGTTGTGATTTTGATGCTTCTAGCCTCCAGATGTTTGTTAG GCCAGCATTCCCAGATCCTATCCGGTTGGCACTGGTGAACTTTCCATCACAGACCCAGGCAATGCATGCTGCCCTTGTGAAGAACAGAAGCTTTTGTCTCAATAATCAAGTCACAGTACGGGTTCTTCAATAA